Proteins encoded in a region of the Populus nigra chromosome 3, ddPopNigr1.1, whole genome shotgun sequence genome:
- the LOC133689834 gene encoding beta-fructofuranosidase, insoluble isoenzyme CWINV1-like — MMPMITPDPNGPMWYKGVYHLFYQYNPYGALFGDFMIWAHSVSYDLINWIHLNHALCPTEPYDINSCWSGSATILPGKGPVILYTGIDANHCQVQNMAMPKNLSDPFLEEWIKFAQNPIMTPPDGVEGNNFRDPTTAWLSHDGKWSVIIGSWNNNQGMAILYQSEDFFNWTKYRDPLYSTERTGMWECPDFYPVCVNSTDGVDTSVLNAGVKHVMKASFNSHDYYMIGTYVPEMEKFIPDNDFTSTGMDLRYDHGKFYASKTFFDSVKNRRILWGWVNESDSIEDDMDKGWSGLQSIPRHIWLDRSGKQLVQWPIEEINKLHGKKVSFLDKKIDSESIFEVQGITAAQADVEVVFELPELQEAEFLNLTAVDPQLLCSDANASIKGRLGPFGLLTLASKDLTEQTAIFFRIFKGLKGYVVLMCSDQSRSALRDEVDKTTYGAFIDIDPQRENISLRSLIDHSIIESFGGEGRACITNRVYPKLAIHEEAHLFIFNNGTLSVTISSLNAWSMNKAQINHKENFI, encoded by the exons ATGATGCCTATGATCACACCAGACCCTAATG GGCCAATGTGGTATAAGGGggtttatcatttattttaccAATACAATCCATATGGAGCATTGTTTGGTGATTTTATGATATGGGCGCATTCTGTATCATATGATCTCATCAACTGGATTCATCTCAATCATGCCCTTTGCCCAACAGAACCATATGACATCAACAGTTGCTGGTCTGGTTCTGCTACAATTCTTCCTGGGAAAGGACCTGTCATTTTATACACTGGAATTGATGCTAACCATTGTCAGGTTCAGAATATGGCAATGCCAAAGAATCTGTCTGATCCATTTCTTGAAGAATGGATAAAATTTGCTCAAAATCCTATCATGACACCTCCTGATGGTGTTGAAGGGAACAATTTTAGAGATCCTACAACAGCTTGGTTGAGTCATGATGGAAAATGGAGCGTGATCATTGGAAGCTGGAACAATAATCAAGGAATGGCAATTCTGTATCAaagtgaagatttttttaactgGACTAAGTACCGAGATCCTCTATATTCAACTGAAAGAACTGGGATGTGGGAGTGCCCGGACTTTTATCCTGTGTGTGTTAATAGCACAGATGGAGTAGATACTTCTGTCCTGAATGCGGGTGTTAAACATGTGATGAAGGCAAGCTTCAATTCTCATGACTATTACATGATTGGTACTTATGTCCCAGAGATGGAAAAATTCATTCCTGATAATGACTTTACCAGTACCGGTATGGACTTGAGGTATGACCATGGAAAATTTTATGCTTCAAAGACATTCTTTGACAGTGTCAAGAATAGGAGAATCTTATGGGGTTGGGTAAATGAGTCTGATAGCATAGAAGATGACATGGACAAAGGATGGTCTGGACTTCAG TCTATTCCTAGGCACATTTGGTTGGATAGGAGTGGAAAGCAATTAGTGCAGTGGCCCATTGAGGAAATCAACAAACTACATGGCAAGAAAGTCAGTTTCCTTGATAAGAAAATTGATAGTGAGTCAATATTTGAAGTTCAAGGCATTACTGCTGCACAG GCAGATGTGGAGGTTGTTTTTGAGTTGCCAGAACTGCAAGAGGCTGAGTTCTTGAACCTTACTGCAGTTGATCCTCAGCTACTTTGTTCTGACGCAAATGCATCAATCAAAGGCAGATTGGGTCCATTTGGTTTATTAACTTTAGCATCGAAGGACTTAACTGAACAAACTGCGATTTTCTTCCGGATATTTAAAGGCCTGAAAGGATATGTAGTACTCATGTGCAGTGATCAAAGCAG ATCTGCTCTTCGAGATGAGGTCGATAAAACCACATATGGAGCTTTCATAGATATCGACCCTCAGCgtgaaaatatttcattaagaAGCTTG ATTGATCACTCCATTATTGAGAGTTTTGGTGGGGAAGGGAGAGCTTGCATCACCAATAGAGTTTATCCTAAGTTGGCTATTCATGAAGAAGCTCACCTGTTTATATTTAACAATGGAACCCTGAGCGTGACGATCTCTAGTCTGAATGCTTGGAGCATGAACAAAGCCCAAATCAATCACAAAGAAAACTTCATTTAA
- the LOC133688890 gene encoding beta-fructofuranosidase, insoluble isoenzyme CWINV1-like has product MEISVIWVVGFCVLLVDHGVQASHQSSRNLQETDQPYRTGYHFQPPKNWMNDPNGPLYYKGVYHLFYQYNPDGAVWGNIIWAHSVSYDLVNWVHIDHAIYPTQPSDINGCWSGSTTILPGEKPAILYTGIDTKNHQVQNLAVPKNLSDPLLREWIKSPYNPLMTPVDGIDPDLYRDPTTAWQGPDKIWRVIVGSQINGHGRAILYRSKDFVNWTRMDSPLHSSGKTEMWECPDFFPVSTSSTNGVDTSSQDKSTKHVLKASFNHHDYYILGSYMPENDKFSVETNFMDSGVDLRYDYGKFYASKTFFDGAMNRRILWGWINESDSESDDIKKGWSGLQSIPRTVLLSINGKQLVQWPVKEIEKLRSKNVSFHDKKLKSGSVLEVPGITASQADVDVSFELLNLEDAEILDPSWTDPQLLCSQKKASVRGKLGPFGLLAFATKDLKEQTAIYFRIFRSNHKYIVLMCSDQSRSSVREELDKTTYGAFVDMDPRHENITLRSLIDHSIVESFGGEGRACITARAYAKLAIHKQAYLFAFNNGTSSVKISRLNAWSMENAQIVSTTKRRKPHL; this is encoded by the exons ATGGAGATATCTGTTATTTGGGTGGTTGGATTCTGCGTTTTGTTGGTTGACCATGGAGTCCAAGCCTCCCATCAAAGTAGCAGAAACCTTCAGGAAACAGACCAGCCATACAGAACTGGGTATCACTTTCAACCTCCTAAAAACTGGATGAATG ACCCCAATG GACCACTGTACTACAAGGGAGTATACCATCTGTTTTATCAGTACAATCCAGATGGAGCAGTATGGGGGAATATTATATGGGCTCATTCAGTGTCATATGATCTTGTCAATTGGGTTCATATTGATCATGCAATTTATCCAACGCAGCCTTCTGACATCAATGGTTGCTGGTCCGGCTCCACCACAATCCTTCCTGGGGAAAAACCTGCCATTCTATACACTGGAATCGACACTAAGAATCATCAAGTTCAAAACCTGGCAGTGCCTAAGAACCTGTCTGACCCTCTGCTGAGGGAATGGATAAAATCACCTTATAATCCCCTAATGACTCCTGTTGATGGCATTGATCCTGATCTTTATAGAGACCCAACAACTGCTTGGCAAGGCCCTGACAAGATTTGGCGAGTTATCGTTGGAAGTCAGATTAATGGTCATGGAAGAGCAATTCTATATCGAAGCAAAGATTTTGTTAACTGGACTAGAATGGACAGCCCACTTCACTCATCAGGAAAAACTGAGATGTGGGAGTGCCCGGATTTCTTTCCTGTCAGTACCAGCAGCACAAACGGAGTTGATACCTCTTCCCAAGATAAATCTACCAAGCATGTACTAAAAGCAAGCTTCAATCATCATGACTACTACATATTGGGAAGTTATATGCCTGAAAATGACAAATTTTCAGTCGAAACTAACTTCATGGACAGTGGTGTGGATCTGCGGTATGATTATGGTAAATTTTATGCTTCGAAGACATTTTTCGACGGAGCAATGAACAGGCGAATTTTGTGGGGATGGATAAATGAGTCTGATAGTGAATCAGATGACATCAAGAAAGGCTGGTCTGGACTTCAG TCAATTCCTAGAACTGTTCTTCTTAGTATAAATGGAAAGCAATTAGTACAGTGGCCGGTTAAAGAAATCGAGAAACTACGTTCCAAGAACGTGAGTTTCCATGATAAGAAGCTGAAGTCTGGATCAGTACTTGAAGTTCCTGGTATAACAGCTTCTCAG GCTGATGTAGATGTTTCATTTGAGTTGCTCAATTTGGAAGATGCTGAGATACTGGACCCAAGCTGGACAGATCCCCAACTGCTTTGCAGTCAAAAGAAAGCTTCAGTCAGAGGCAAGCTTGGGCCATTTGGATTATTAGCCTTTGCCACCAAGGACTTAAAAGAGCAAACTGCAATCTACTTCAGAATATTTAGAAGCAATCACAAATATATTGTGCTCATGTGTAGTGATCAAAGCAG GTCTTCTGTAAGAGAAGAGCTTGATAAAACCACGTATGGAGCTTTCGTAGACATGGATCCTCGCCATGAGAATATTACACTGAGAAGCTTG ATTGACCACTCAATAGTTGAGAGTTTTGGTGGTGAAGGAAGGGCTTGCATCACTGCTAGGGCTTATGCAAAGCTGGCAATTCACAAGCAAGCGTACCTATTTGCATTCAACAATGGTACTTCAAGTGTCAAAATCTCAAGGCTTAATGCCTGGTCCATGGAGAATGCTCAAATTGTTTCTACCACGAAACGAAGGAAGCCACACCTTTAG